One genomic region from Bradyrhizobium icense encodes:
- a CDS encoding lipoprotein-releasing ABC transporter permease subunit gives MDETMNETARTPPFAPFEWLLSGRYLRARRKEGFISVIAGFSFLGIMLGVATLIIVMAVMNGFRKELLDKILGLNGHLLVQPLESPLTDWKDVAERISQVDGIRLAAPVVDGQALASSAFNAAGVLVRGMRSADLNNLTSIAKNIKQGTMEGFDEGQGVIIGRRLADQLSLHAGDTITLVAPKGAVTPMGTTPRIKPYKVAAVFEIGMSEYDASFVFMPLPESQAYFNRKDDVTAIEIFTSNPDRIDAFRKSVTEAAGRPVFLVDWRQRNSTFFNALQVERNVMFLILTMIVLVAALNIVSGLIMLVKDKGQDIAILRTMGASQGSIMRIFLITGAAIGVVGTLTGFFVGMLICLNIESIRQFLSWMTNTELFSPELYFLSRLPAEIDFGETTAVVIMALTLSFLATLYPSWRAARLDPVDALRYE, from the coding sequence ATGGATGAGACCATGAACGAGACAGCTCGAACTCCGCCTTTTGCGCCCTTCGAATGGCTGCTGTCCGGGCGTTACTTGCGGGCGCGTCGCAAGGAAGGCTTCATTTCCGTCATCGCCGGCTTTTCGTTCCTCGGCATCATGCTCGGCGTCGCCACGCTGATCATCGTGATGGCCGTGATGAACGGCTTTCGCAAGGAACTCCTGGACAAGATCCTCGGGCTCAACGGTCATCTGTTGGTGCAGCCGCTGGAATCGCCGCTGACCGACTGGAAGGACGTCGCCGAGCGCATCAGCCAGGTCGACGGCATCCGCCTTGCCGCGCCGGTCGTGGACGGCCAGGCGCTGGCCTCCTCGGCCTTCAACGCCGCCGGCGTGCTGGTACGCGGCATGCGCTCTGCGGACCTGAACAACCTCACCTCGATCGCCAAGAACATCAAGCAAGGCACGATGGAGGGGTTTGACGAGGGGCAGGGCGTCATCATCGGACGGCGGCTCGCCGATCAATTGTCGCTGCATGCCGGCGACACCATCACGCTGGTTGCGCCCAAGGGCGCAGTGACTCCGATGGGCACGACGCCGCGCATAAAACCCTATAAGGTGGCGGCCGTGTTCGAGATCGGCATGTCGGAATATGACGCCAGCTTCGTGTTCATGCCGCTGCCGGAGTCGCAGGCTTATTTCAACCGCAAGGACGACGTCACTGCGATCGAGATATTCACGAGCAACCCCGATCGAATCGATGCGTTCCGCAAGAGCGTGACGGAGGCCGCAGGAAGACCGGTGTTTCTGGTCGACTGGCGGCAGCGCAACTCGACCTTCTTCAACGCGCTTCAGGTCGAGCGCAATGTGATGTTTTTGATCCTGACCATGATCGTGCTGGTTGCCGCGCTCAACATCGTCTCTGGGCTGATCATGCTGGTCAAGGACAAGGGCCAGGATATCGCCATCCTGCGCACCATGGGCGCCTCGCAGGGCTCGATCATGCGGATATTCCTGATCACGGGCGCTGCGATCGGCGTGGTCGGCACGCTGACCGGGTTTTTCGTCGGCATGCTGATCTGCCTGAATATCGAATCGATCCGGCAGTTCCTGTCCTGGATGACCAACACCGAATTGTTCTCGCCGGAACTTTATTTCCTCTCCCGGCTGCCGGCCGAGATCGATTTCGGCGAGACCACGGCGGTGGTGATCATGGCGCTGACGCTGTCGTTCCTGGCGACGCTCTATCCGTCCTGGCGCGCCGCGCGCCTCGATCCCGTCGACGCGCTCCGGTACGAGTGA
- a CDS encoding copper chaperone PCu(A)C, protein MKRVLPFFAFATLFALLGTPTHAQEVKAGDLVITQAWSRATPSGAKIAGGYLTVENKGSAPDRLVGGSGDNIGKVEIHEMAMKNGIMTMRPLDKGLPIEPGKTVKLAPGGYHLMLMDLKQPFKQGNKVPVTLEFEKAGKVTLSLDVQGVGAQGPAGADHSGHMGTKHDHSGMKK, encoded by the coding sequence ATGAAACGTGTCTTGCCATTCTTCGCCTTCGCCACCCTGTTTGCTCTCCTGGGCACGCCCACGCACGCCCAGGAGGTCAAGGCCGGAGACCTCGTCATCACGCAGGCCTGGAGCCGCGCGACGCCGAGCGGCGCAAAAATCGCCGGCGGGTATCTCACCGTCGAGAACAAGGGCAGCGCGCCGGACAGGCTTGTTGGCGGCTCGGGCGACAACATCGGCAAGGTCGAGATTCACGAGATGGCCATGAAAAACGGCATCATGACGATGCGGCCGCTCGACAAGGGCCTGCCGATCGAGCCGGGCAAGACCGTCAAGCTCGCGCCGGGCGGCTATCATCTGATGCTGATGGATCTGAAGCAGCCCTTCAAGCAGGGCAACAAGGTGCCGGTCACCCTCGAATTCGAGAAGGCGGGAAAGGTGACGTTGTCGCTCGACGTGCAGGGCGTTGGTGCGCAGGGGCCGGCGGGTGCGGATCATTCAGGCCACATGGGCACGAAGCACGATCATTCCGGCATGAAGAAATAG
- a CDS encoding TlpA disulfide reductase family protein → MKRLLLAAMFLLACLGAAPGAETPSGLTLKPFVRGSWQDVLRSHAGRPTLVHFWGVTCGPCKVELPLLGQFMKDHSDNIDVVMISADLVPNLDSATRAMLEKAGLGTVENWIFRDGFVERLRFEIDPAWQGDIPRTLLIGRDGTVTTIEGSAEIPDIEKWLVQQRAANK, encoded by the coding sequence ATGAAACGCCTCCTGCTCGCCGCCATGTTCCTCCTAGCCTGTCTGGGCGCCGCGCCCGGCGCCGAGACGCCGTCCGGGCTTACGCTCAAGCCGTTTGTGCGCGGAAGCTGGCAGGACGTGCTGCGTTCGCATGCCGGGCGTCCGACTTTGGTGCATTTCTGGGGCGTTACCTGCGGTCCTTGCAAGGTCGAATTGCCGCTGCTCGGACAATTCATGAAGGACCATTCCGATAATATCGACGTCGTGATGATCAGCGCCGATCTGGTCCCGAACCTGGACAGCGCAACGCGTGCGATGCTGGAGAAGGCCGGGCTCGGGACAGTGGAGAACTGGATTTTCCGCGACGGCTTCGTCGAACGCCTTCGATTCGAGATTGACCCCGCCTGGCAGGGGGATATCCCACGCACGCTCCTGATCGGGCGGGATGGAACCGTCACCACGATCGAAGGTTCGGCAGAAATACCGGACATCGAAAAATGGTTGGTTCAGCAAAGGGCCGCGAACAAATAA
- the proS gene encoding proline--tRNA ligase has translation MRLSRFFLPILKENPKEAEIVSHRLMLRAGMMRQEAAGIYAWLPLGFRVLKKIEQIVREEQDRAGALELLMPTLQLADLWRESGRYDAYGPEMLRISDRHKRELLYGPTNEEMITEIFRAYVKSYRNLPLNLYHIQWKFRDEQRPRFGVMRGREFLMKDAYSFDIDEAAARRSYNRMFVAYLRTFARMGLKAIPMRAETGPIGGDLSHEFIVLAETGESGVFCNSDVLNLPIPPDDVDYDGDLTPIIKQWTSVYAATEDVHDAARYEREVPADKRVNTRGIEVGQIFYFGTKYSDAMKALVAGPNGVDVPIHGGSYGVGVSRLVGAIIEACHDDAGIKWPEAVAPFTAVILNLKQGDAAVDGACEKLYRELQAKGVDVLYDDTDQRAGAKFAAADLIGIPWQILVGPKGLAEGKLEVKQRSDGSRENLSPAEVVAKIAG, from the coding sequence ATGCGGTTGTCGCGGTTTTTTCTACCCATCCTGAAAGAAAATCCGAAAGAGGCGGAGATCGTCTCGCATCGGCTGATGCTACGCGCGGGCATGATGCGGCAGGAGGCGGCCGGCATTTACGCCTGGCTGCCGCTGGGCTTCCGGGTTTTGAAGAAGATCGAGCAGATCGTCCGCGAGGAACAGGACCGCGCCGGCGCCCTGGAACTGTTGATGCCGACGCTGCAACTCGCCGACCTCTGGCGCGAGAGCGGCCGCTACGACGCCTACGGTCCGGAAATGCTCCGCATCAGCGACCGCCACAAGCGCGAACTGCTCTATGGGCCGACGAACGAGGAAATGATCACCGAGATCTTTCGCGCCTACGTCAAATCTTACCGGAACCTGCCGCTCAATCTCTACCACATCCAGTGGAAGTTCCGCGACGAGCAGCGTCCGCGCTTCGGCGTGATGCGCGGCCGCGAGTTCCTGATGAAGGACGCGTACTCCTTCGATATCGACGAGGCGGCGGCGCGCCGTTCCTATAACCGGATGTTCGTCGCCTATTTGCGCACCTTCGCGCGAATGGGATTGAAGGCGATTCCGATGCGCGCCGAGACCGGGCCGATCGGCGGCGATCTCAGCCATGAATTCATCGTGCTCGCGGAAACCGGCGAGTCCGGCGTATTCTGCAACAGCGACGTGCTGAACCTGCCGATCCCGCCCGACGACGTCGATTACGATGGCGATCTGACGCCGATTATCAAGCAATGGACGTCGGTCTATGCCGCAACCGAGGACGTCCACGATGCCGCTCGCTACGAGCGCGAAGTGCCGGCCGACAAGCGCGTCAACACGCGCGGCATCGAGGTAGGCCAGATCTTCTATTTCGGCACCAAATATTCCGATGCGATGAAGGCGCTGGTCGCCGGCCCCAACGGCGTCGACGTGCCGATCCATGGCGGCTCCTACGGTGTCGGTGTCTCGCGGCTCGTCGGCGCCATCATCGAGGCCTGCCATGACGATGCCGGCATCAAGTGGCCGGAAGCCGTGGCACCGTTCACGGCCGTGATCTTGAACCTGAAGCAGGGGGACGCTGCCGTCGATGGCGCCTGCGAGAAGCTTTATCGCGAGCTTCAGGCCAAGGGCGTCGATGTGCTCTATGACGACACCGACCAGCGCGCCGGCGCGAAATTCGCGGCCGCCGACCTGATCGGCATTCCCTGGCAGATTCTGGTCGGGCCGAAGGGCCTCGCCGAGGGCAAGCTCGAGGTCAAGCAGCGCAGCGACGGTTCGCGCGAGAACCTCAGCCCGGCGGAAGTGGTGGCGAAGATCGCGGGATAA
- a CDS encoding sialidase family protein, with product MLRMSLLATLAFALCQSAANAQMSHHQHASEAACEDAILRCASKVTPAFAPDGTLWLAWMAGGHISVASSKDEGRSFSAPVQVTREKLNLDWGPDARPQVVIEKNGGIALAFSRFRDKAFNGQVLTTRSADGGQSFAELRPITSSNESQRFVALGLDADGSVFAAWIDKRNRVPAREEGRKYQGAGLFFASSKDGGAVYSETHLAADNTCECCRLGLAFAGPGRPVVVFRNIFEGGVRDHAIMTFADPDAPGEVRRVSNDDWQIAACPHHGPSLSISPAGTYHVTWYTSGKARKGLFYARSQDEGRTFSDPLPLGRADRNPTRPYVLAGPHGTTMVWKEFDGEKTAINAMTSRDEGKSWSTPSAIATTTDTSDHPLLVSDGRKTYLSWMTKADGYRLLPIGDGS from the coding sequence ATGCTGCGAATGAGCCTGCTCGCCACGCTCGCCTTCGCGCTTTGCCAAAGCGCAGCGAACGCACAAATGAGCCATCATCAGCATGCCTCGGAAGCGGCGTGCGAGGATGCCATCTTGCGCTGCGCGTCGAAGGTGACGCCGGCCTTCGCGCCGGACGGAACGCTGTGGCTCGCCTGGATGGCAGGCGGGCATATATCGGTAGCGAGTTCGAAGGATGAGGGCCGCAGCTTTTCTGCGCCGGTTCAGGTGACCAGGGAAAAACTCAACCTCGATTGGGGACCGGACGCACGGCCCCAGGTCGTCATCGAGAAGAATGGCGGCATTGCACTGGCGTTTTCGCGCTTCCGGGACAAGGCGTTCAATGGCCAGGTGCTGACCACCAGGTCGGCCGATGGCGGCCAGAGCTTTGCCGAGCTGCGGCCGATCACGTCGAGCAATGAGAGCCAGCGCTTCGTGGCGCTCGGTCTTGATGCGGACGGTTCGGTGTTTGCGGCCTGGATCGACAAGCGCAACCGTGTGCCGGCGCGTGAGGAGGGCAGGAAATACCAAGGCGCAGGGTTGTTCTTCGCGTCGTCGAAGGACGGCGGCGCGGTCTATTCCGAGACGCACCTGGCAGCCGACAACACCTGCGAATGCTGCCGGCTTGGCCTGGCGTTCGCAGGCCCGGGCCGCCCCGTGGTCGTGTTCAGGAACATCTTCGAAGGCGGCGTGCGGGATCACGCGATCATGACGTTCGCCGATCCGGATGCGCCGGGCGAGGTTCGCCGCGTCAGCAACGACGACTGGCAGATCGCCGCGTGCCCGCACCATGGGCCAAGCCTTTCCATCTCACCCGCGGGCACTTACCACGTGACGTGGTACACGAGCGGCAAGGCGCGCAAGGGGCTGTTCTACGCTCGCTCGCAGGACGAAGGCCGCACGTTTTCCGATCCGCTTCCGCTCGGCCGCGCCGATCGTAACCCGACACGGCCATACGTCCTTGCCGGTCCGCACGGCACCACCATGGTCTGGAAGGAGTTCGACGGCGAGAAGACGGCGATTAACGCGATGACGTCGCGCGACGAGGGCAAGAGCTGGTCAACGCCATCAGCGATCGCCACGACGACGGATACATCGGACCACCCGCTGCTGGTCAGCGATGGACGCAAGACCTACCTGTCCTGGATGACGAAGGCCGACGGCTATCGCCTTCTGCCGATCGGAGATGGATCATGA